Proteins encoded in a region of the Mercenaria mercenaria strain notata chromosome 1, MADL_Memer_1, whole genome shotgun sequence genome:
- the LOC123545502 gene encoding LOW QUALITY PROTEIN: P2X purinoceptor 7-like (The sequence of the model RefSeq protein was modified relative to this genomic sequence to represent the inferred CDS: inserted 1 base in 1 codon): protein MRDEINKMSEEHCKEILLSVLEKSPAVMIDIMRPAVRQPGGYHPGPDANVPGWCVYTKCREMPTLIEXCCGKENCVSLIPDFQVLILDEAVLALARLLRRDILVYDDEPDLMAANRHTAYRLYILWTFGHLGVGDRRVVPSCCVWRIRDKFPDPFGQYTGFKSSRLG from the exons ATGAGG GATGAAATAAACAAGATGAGTGAAGAACACTGCAAAGAGATTTTGCTCAGTGTCTTAGAAAAAAGTCCAGCTGTTATGATTGACATCATGAGACCAGCAGTCAGGCAGCCAGGTGGATACCATCCAGGCCCTGATGCTAACGTGCCTGGTTGGTGTGTGTACACCAAGTGCAGAGAAATGCCTACACTCATTG TCTGTTGTGGAAAGGAAAACTGTGTGTCCCTAATACCA GACTTTCAAGTTCTCATCCTGGATGAGGCAGTCCTGGCACTTGCCAGACTGCTGCGCCGAGATATCTTGGTGTATGACGATGAGCCTGACCTTATGGCTGCCAACAGACACACTGCATACAGGCTGTATATCCTGTGGACTTTTGGCCACCTAGGGGTTGGAGACAGAAGGGTCGTTCCATCTTGTTGTGTGTGGAGGATACGGGACAAGTTTCCTGATCCTTTTGGACAATATACTGGGTTTAAATCATCTCGGCTTGGTTGA